From Montipora foliosa isolate CH-2021 unplaced genomic scaffold, ASM3666993v2 scaffold_436, whole genome shotgun sequence, one genomic window encodes:
- the LOC137988952 gene encoding putative uncharacterized protein DDB_G0274435: MWEKIADTLTKCTVPKFRVDKRSVRDHMKILVYKHKKKLQAEEKATGITPDEPTELENLLDTITALEESGVAELQETRGTSSKKLQYHWAKAEDVPLKVMEKLSGTKKRDSSADESDDKLLRQRRSGGDAMQYLAERAKVSDQLKEEELKMRKEHQTLEREKMEVLRNQQMHMQQQQQQSQMQLLNSQMMMMEQQQQQSKALMVLLEKIIHTTSNN, encoded by the coding sequence ATGTGGGAGAAAATAGCAGACACCTTGACCAAATGCACTGTGCCGAAATTCAGAGTTGATAAGCGGTCAGTTAGAGACCATATGAAAATTCTTGTTTACAAGCATAAGAAGAAACTTCAAGCCGAGGAAAAAGCAACTGGGATAACTCCCGATGAGCCAACGGAATTAGAAAACCTACTGGATACGATCACCGCGTTGGAGGAAAGTGGCGTAGCGGAATTACAGGAAACACGGGGAACAAGCAGTAAAAAACTTCAATACCACTGGGCTAAGGCGGAAGATGTTCCACTAAAAGTGATGGAGAAGCTGTCAGGGACGAAAAAAAGAGACTCATCAGCAGATGAAAGCGACGATAAACTGCTACGTCAACGAAGAAGTGGAGGTGATGCTATGCAATACTTAGCTGAAAGAGCTAAAGTAAGTGACCAACTGAAAGAGGAAGAGCTAAAGATGAGGAAAGAGCATCAAACACTCGAGAGAGAGAAAATGGAGGTCTTGAGGAATCAGCAAATGCATATgcagcagcaacagcaacaaAGCCAAATGCAGTTACTAAACTctcagatgatgatgatggagcAGCAACAGCAGCAGTCAAAGGCGTTGATGGTGTTATTGGAAAAAATAATACATACAACAAGTAATAACTAG